From the genome of Methylomonas sp. UP202, one region includes:
- a CDS encoding FkbM family methyltransferase: MPFLRAVRTLIDRYPKLSMSYRYLRDSWQLYNEPVETPHGFKLIGNKAMQSGQFEIEETKLVKKLLTKCDMFINVGANIGYYCCLALTYNKNIIAFEPINTNLIYLLKNLKANHCQDNAEVYPLALSNKNGIIEIYGGGTMASLLPGWSHTPPQYVTLAPCSTFDTILQSRFLDKRLLILVDVEGAEYYFLQGALSVINRDPKPIWMLEINICEHFPDEVAVNPNLLSTFKLFLNNGYDAYTASSKPEPVNLSQIEEIVDSGVDTLKTHNFLFVENNLNIDFLRETQYG; this comes from the coding sequence ATGCCCTTCCTACGCGCTGTAAGAACGCTAATTGACCGCTATCCAAAACTTTCGATGAGTTATCGATACCTTCGAGATAGCTGGCAACTATATAACGAACCCGTAGAAACACCGCATGGATTTAAGCTGATAGGCAACAAAGCCATGCAGTCTGGCCAATTTGAAATAGAAGAAACAAAATTAGTAAAAAAATTACTAACCAAGTGCGACATGTTTATTAATGTTGGCGCGAATATAGGATATTACTGTTGCCTTGCGCTTACTTATAATAAGAATATTATTGCATTTGAACCTATCAACACAAATCTAATTTACCTTTTGAAAAACTTAAAGGCAAATCATTGCCAAGACAACGCGGAAGTTTATCCTCTAGCCCTTAGCAATAAAAATGGAATAATCGAAATCTATGGCGGCGGTACAATGGCTTCACTCTTACCGGGATGGAGCCATACCCCACCACAGTATGTAACTTTGGCTCCTTGCTCGACATTCGATACTATCCTACAATCCAGATTTCTAGACAAAAGGTTACTCATACTGGTAGACGTTGAGGGGGCTGAATATTACTTTCTTCAAGGTGCTTTATCAGTTATAAATCGCGATCCTAAACCGATTTGGATGTTAGAGATAAACATTTGCGAACACTTTCCGGATGAAGTGGCAGTCAACCCGAATTTACTATCAACTTTCAAGTTATTTTTAAACAACGGATATGATGCATATACAGCTTCAAGTAAACCAGAACCCGTAAACCTAAGCCAAATTGAGGAGATTGTCGACAGTGGGGTTGACACCCTAAAAACGCACAATTTCTTATTTGTAGAAAACAACCTCAATATCGACTTCTTACGGGAGACTCAATATGGCTAA
- a CDS encoding right-handed parallel beta-helix repeat-containing protein gives MSIRLLFSVVSLCFCSVSLAKDLYVARNGDDRLDGSSTAINVSAKTGPFKTLNKAQQAIRDLKAAGQLTEAVTVHIGAGTYQLKTPLEFTDADSGEAGKEIIWLGEKGATLVTGGLLLTGCQAYDAENPEQILSCPLDATVADSITAEDNSRIKGNGPAFELFVNDSRMQLARWPDYGWAYVKTPLDDRTQFKVYQSLPAFSGDLSDSQVHIFPGNDYYDQIVGVKTLDLTNNQITLASSTNYDLGEGRRFYLQNAEGFLNLPGEWFYDKNNKQLLLIPPSGVTPKSIAISSTKNLIILTGTHYLGFKNLTFRHSAGDAIVASDSNSIIFDNLEINNIGASAINAKQSNTDVIISNSDIHHTGTGAIALYGGDRPTLQASENRIYNNRIYNYSSKLLMIYGVTVGGVGAHISHNLIAQGTGGAILFSGNDNVLEKNEIYSICQAGNDCGAIYGGRDWTFRGNIIQYNYIHDSYGYGLSLVDIPNNIIRYTYEGARGIYMDDGLSGTTVLGNLLVNAGSRAIQLGNGRDTLILNNVIKTNKSAIFAGLYSPYYNWEWNRASLNTMPINSVLWKTKYPVLSEPMAHDTWMEGNTIQNNVVISTAYMGYSLVYHLPKESNTIGKNIVWHASSDIRVNYKVPDTGAEKGGALWSDWVNQGVEVDSINADPCISIEGRSVKLVCTDSPVNLLGIKGLPSDMGLTQ, from the coding sequence ATGTCAATAAGACTATTGTTTAGCGTAGTGTCGCTTTGTTTCTGTTCGGTATCACTTGCCAAAGACCTGTATGTGGCGAGAAATGGCGACGACAGACTGGATGGCTCTTCCACCGCAATCAATGTTTCAGCGAAAACCGGACCGTTCAAGACTCTTAACAAAGCGCAACAAGCCATACGCGATCTGAAAGCCGCCGGACAGTTGACAGAAGCGGTGACAGTACATATTGGCGCAGGCACCTATCAGTTGAAAACACCATTGGAGTTTACCGATGCCGATTCGGGAGAAGCCGGTAAGGAGATTATCTGGTTAGGCGAAAAAGGCGCCACGTTGGTTACCGGCGGCCTACTGTTAACAGGCTGTCAAGCTTACGACGCCGAAAATCCCGAACAAATTCTCAGTTGCCCTCTGGACGCCACAGTCGCCGACAGCATAACCGCCGAAGACAACAGCCGCATCAAGGGCAATGGCCCGGCTTTCGAGCTTTTCGTCAACGACTCGCGGATGCAGTTGGCAAGATGGCCGGATTACGGATGGGCCTATGTAAAAACCCCGCTAGATGATCGCACCCAATTTAAGGTTTACCAATCCCTACCTGCATTTTCCGGGGATTTAAGCGACTCACAAGTGCATATTTTCCCAGGCAACGATTATTACGACCAAATCGTTGGCGTGAAGACGTTGGACTTGACCAATAACCAGATCACACTTGCATCATCGACAAATTACGATTTAGGGGAAGGACGACGTTTTTATTTACAAAATGCCGAAGGTTTTTTGAACCTCCCTGGCGAATGGTTTTACGATAAAAACAACAAGCAGTTACTGCTTATCCCACCGAGCGGAGTAACTCCAAAATCAATCGCCATTTCTTCAACCAAGAATTTAATTATTCTAACCGGCACACACTATCTTGGCTTTAAAAATCTGACCTTCAGGCATAGCGCAGGCGACGCCATTGTCGCCAGCGATTCGAACTCGATTATTTTCGATAATTTGGAAATAAACAATATCGGCGCATCGGCAATCAATGCCAAGCAAAGCAACACCGATGTCATCATTTCCAATAGCGATATTCACCATACTGGTACTGGTGCAATAGCTCTTTACGGAGGCGATCGACCTACCCTACAAGCCTCGGAAAATAGAATTTATAACAATAGAATTTATAATTACAGCTCCAAGTTGTTGATGATTTACGGGGTTACGGTTGGAGGAGTTGGCGCACATATTTCTCATAACCTTATTGCGCAGGGTACGGGTGGGGCGATACTTTTTTCCGGCAACGACAACGTACTCGAAAAGAATGAAATTTATTCGATTTGTCAGGCCGGCAATGATTGCGGCGCAATCTATGGCGGCAGGGACTGGACATTTCGCGGAAATATTATCCAATATAACTACATCCATGACTCTTACGGTTACGGCTTAAGCCTAGTCGATATACCTAATAATATCATTCGGTATACCTATGAAGGCGCTCGCGGCATTTATATGGACGACGGCCTTAGTGGCACGACAGTGCTCGGCAATTTGCTGGTCAACGCCGGCAGCCGCGCAATCCAACTGGGTAATGGCCGGGACACCTTAATTTTGAACAACGTCATTAAGACCAATAAATCTGCGATATTCGCCGGACTATATAGCCCCTATTATAATTGGGAATGGAATCGCGCTTCTTTAAATACCATGCCAATTAACAGTGTATTATGGAAAACGAAATATCCTGTTTTATCCGAACCGATGGCTCACGACACCTGGATGGAAGGAAATACCATCCAGAATAATGTTGTAATTTCTACCGCTTATATGGGTTACTCCCTTGTGTACCATTTGCCGAAAGAAAGTAATACTATTGGAAAGAATATAGTCTGGCACGCCAGCAGCGACATCAGAGTCAATTACAAGGTACCGGACACTGGAGCAGAAAAAGGGGGAGCACTCTGGAGCGATTGGGTCAACCAAGGGGTTGAAGTCGATAGCATCAATGCCGACCCTTGTATCAGCATCGAGGGCAGGAGCGTAAAGCTGGTCTGCACCGACTCGCCTGTCAATTTGCTAGGAATAAAGGGATTACCGTCCGACATGGGACTGACCCAATAG
- a CDS encoding esterase-like activity of phytase family protein, translating to MLTKSLLAAAIAAAAFSNAASASIASGDLIAIGSLSGSGAGLNADLSGLTGTLENGVAANYLGGIGSGLAYAGGNIFIATPDRGPNAVAYNSGLDDTASYISRFQTLSLDLSTNHSGTGLAYNLAPKLVSTTLLSSATALNYGAGVGKQIDGVTPVGNGAPALNAANNTYYFTGRSDNFGSANPLTGIPDASSANASNARFDPEGVRVSNDGKSVFISDEYGPYVYQFDRATGQRIRVFNLPANLDVAKLSPVGKTEESNASGRVDNKGMEGLALTPDGKTLVGIMQAPLLQDGKKSGIDRIVTIDIATGATHEYAYQLTTGSGVSEIVAINDHEFLVDERDGSGLGNGDSAAVKQLFKIDLSGATDISAFSGSTAALQATAVPKTLFLDVVKSLNANGISSDKIPAKLEGVSFGQDITDGGVLYHTLFVANDNDFLPNVAGTNQFYVFAFADSALNYQAQQFSAVPVPGAVWLFGSALMGFVGRSARKNRC from the coding sequence ATGTTAACGAAGTCATTATTAGCCGCCGCCATCGCGGCCGCCGCTTTTTCCAACGCTGCCAGTGCGTCGATCGCTTCCGGCGACCTGATCGCCATCGGCAGCTTGTCCGGCAGCGGTGCGGGCTTGAACGCCGATTTATCGGGCTTGACCGGCACCCTGGAAAACGGCGTTGCCGCGAATTATTTGGGCGGCATAGGCTCCGGATTGGCTTATGCCGGCGGCAATATTTTCATCGCCACGCCGGATCGCGGCCCGAATGCGGTCGCGTACAACAGCGGTTTGGACGATACCGCTTCGTACATTTCCAGATTTCAAACCTTGAGTTTGGACTTGAGCACTAACCATTCCGGCACCGGCTTGGCATACAATTTGGCACCTAAATTGGTATCGACCACATTGCTGTCCAGTGCCACCGCTTTAAATTATGGCGCAGGCGTCGGCAAGCAAATCGACGGTGTCACGCCGGTCGGCAATGGCGCGCCGGCTCTGAACGCGGCGAATAACACCTACTATTTCACCGGCAGATCGGATAACTTCGGTTCCGCCAATCCATTGACCGGCATTCCCGACGCTTCGTCCGCCAACGCCAGCAACGCCCGCTTCGATCCGGAAGGCGTTCGCGTTTCCAACGACGGCAAAAGCGTGTTTATTTCCGACGAATACGGTCCTTATGTTTATCAATTCGACCGCGCAACCGGCCAACGCATTCGCGTCTTCAATCTGCCGGCCAATTTGGATGTAGCGAAATTGAGTCCGGTCGGCAAAACCGAAGAAAGCAACGCCAGCGGCCGGGTCGATAACAAAGGCATGGAAGGTCTGGCATTGACCCCGGACGGCAAAACCTTGGTCGGCATCATGCAGGCTCCTTTGTTGCAGGACGGCAAAAAGTCCGGCATCGACCGCATCGTGACCATCGACATCGCCACCGGCGCAACCCATGAATATGCCTATCAATTGACCACGGGTTCCGGCGTCAGTGAAATCGTTGCGATCAACGACCACGAGTTTTTGGTGGACGAGCGCGACGGTAGCGGTCTGGGCAATGGCGACAGCGCGGCGGTCAAGCAATTGTTTAAAATCGACCTTAGCGGGGCTACCGACATTTCCGCATTTTCAGGTAGTACCGCCGCTTTACAAGCCACCGCGGTGCCGAAGACGCTGTTCTTGGATGTTGTGAAATCCCTGAATGCCAACGGTATCAGTAGCGACAAGATTCCGGCCAAGCTCGAAGGCGTGTCCTTCGGTCAGGACATTACCGATGGCGGAGTGCTGTATCACACCTTGTTCGTCGCCAACGACAACGACTTTTTGCCTAACGTTGCCGGCACTAACCAGTTTTATGTGTTTGCGTTCGCCGATTCCGCGCTCAACTATCAGGCTCAGCAATTCTCGGCCGTGCCTGTGCCCGGAGCGGTTTGGCTGTTCGGTAGCGCGTTGATGGGCTTTGTTGGTCGTTCGGCGCGTAAAAACCGCTGCTGA